One Nitrospirota bacterium DNA window includes the following coding sequences:
- a CDS encoding response regulator, with product MAQFDRSELLKYFLSEAEDHINTLDKGISELESAPDSGTLIEDLYRTAHTLKGAAALLKLKATSNIAHKMEDILEDLKDGISRPGSAVVELLSYILDNIKGLIQDIVEGRGENAGVEQQVLQRIDEVMACEKVEAATPDEVIKEIPAAPEPAISAVPEKRDAVGRRKEDFEFFSDNFVKVDVQKVEEMLNLIGEISIKKNYLLQRSKETGEISDEIFFAGRRLLKEVSNFAERYAYSAPSVPGNLKYIDPLLSEFGELEFDRYDDLNLFSRKLQEITNDITEALKGLSVFFDSFGDDVKTIGNMIKLLRSDISEARMIEIGRLLKRFVRPIKDMARQDDKKVEVLISGGDTKIDKVIFERLFDPLMHIIRNAVSHGIEKSDERLQKGKKEEGLILLSARRDGNSIVIEVNDDGRGINTDRLFEEAVKRGLLNIENKPSVEELLSLIFVPGFTTTEIADMASGRGIGMSAVRRQISAISGAVAVDTDVGSSTTFRLSVPSSLAITNVIVFSSGNIEFVIPASLIEEIIEIDVKSEDGRPEMINYRDREIHVKNLSEMFGTVSMIDRSNRPVIICNVADKKAGLIVDEIIGHEEAIIKPMNRFLGGLYIYSGTTISGNGRARFVINPIRIFEEQILPVAIRPMADEGYGGRRILIVDDSLSVRKYVSAFLEAKSFKVYSASNGVEALNILEDTPVDMIITDLEMPVMHGYELINRIKSSERLKEIPVIVLTSRSAEKHREKALESGAEDYLVKPFDEKSLSEILRKHLSAVDLA from the coding sequence ATGGCACAGTTTGACCGTTCAGAACTGCTTAAATACTTCCTTTCTGAGGCAGAGGACCACATAAACACCCTTGATAAGGGAATCTCTGAACTTGAGAGCGCCCCTGATAGTGGCACTCTTATAGAAGACCTCTACAGGACAGCCCACACGCTAAAAGGTGCAGCAGCCCTTCTGAAACTCAAGGCCACGAGTAACATAGCCCATAAGATGGAGGATATACTCGAGGATCTGAAGGATGGGATATCACGGCCGGGCAGCGCGGTTGTTGAGCTTTTGTCATACATCCTCGACAATATTAAGGGGCTTATTCAGGACATCGTAGAAGGCAGGGGTGAAAATGCAGGGGTTGAACAGCAGGTGCTACAGAGGATCGATGAGGTGATGGCATGTGAAAAGGTAGAGGCTGCTACTCCTGATGAGGTGATTAAAGAGATTCCTGCTGCTCCGGAGCCTGCAATATCGGCAGTTCCTGAAAAACGTGATGCAGTTGGCAGAAGGAAGGAAGACTTCGAGTTCTTCTCAGACAATTTTGTCAAGGTTGATGTCCAGAAGGTTGAAGAGATGCTGAATCTCATAGGTGAAATATCCATAAAGAAGAATTATCTTTTACAGAGGTCAAAGGAGACCGGCGAGATATCGGATGAGATATTTTTTGCAGGGAGGAGGCTGCTTAAAGAGGTCAGTAACTTTGCTGAAAGGTATGCCTACTCTGCGCCCTCCGTACCGGGGAATCTGAAATATATCGATCCCCTCCTCTCAGAGTTTGGCGAACTTGAATTCGACAGATACGATGACCTGAATCTCTTTTCAAGAAAACTTCAGGAGATAACAAATGATATAACCGAGGCGCTGAAAGGGCTTTCCGTTTTCTTTGATTCATTCGGTGATGATGTTAAGACAATAGGTAACATGATAAAGCTTCTGAGGTCTGACATTTCTGAGGCCAGGATGATAGAGATAGGCAGATTGCTTAAACGTTTTGTCAGACCCATAAAAGATATGGCAAGACAAGATGACAAAAAGGTTGAAGTCCTTATATCAGGTGGTGATACAAAGATTGACAAGGTGATATTCGAGAGGCTCTTTGATCCACTCATGCACATAATAAGAAATGCCGTAAGCCATGGCATAGAGAAGTCAGATGAAAGGTTGCAGAAGGGAAAGAAAGAGGAGGGGTTGATTCTCCTCTCTGCAAGGAGAGACGGAAATTCCATTGTTATAGAGGTAAACGACGATGGCAGGGGCATCAATACGGATAGGTTATTTGAGGAAGCTGTTAAAAGGGGTCTATTAAATATCGAGAACAAACCTTCAGTAGAAGAGCTTCTTTCGTTGATTTTTGTGCCTGGTTTTACAACCACAGAGATCGCTGATATGGCATCAGGCAGAGGGATCGGGATGAGTGCGGTAAGGAGACAGATCTCTGCCATTAGTGGTGCAGTTGCAGTGGATACGGATGTCGGCAGCAGCACAACATTCAGGTTAAGTGTCCCTTCATCTCTTGCGATAACAAATGTGATAGTCTTCAGTTCCGGCAATATAGAGTTTGTGATACCTGCAAGTCTGATCGAAGAGATAATAGAAATAGATGTTAAGTCCGAAGATGGAAGACCTGAGATGATAAATTACAGGGATAGGGAGATTCATGTCAAGAATCTTTCTGAGATGTTTGGTACTGTCAGCATGATAGATAGATCAAACAGACCTGTAATTATATGCAATGTTGCAGACAAAAAGGCCGGCTTGATTGTTGATGAGATAATAGGGCATGAAGAGGCCATAATAAAGCCAATGAATCGCTTCCTGGGAGGATTATATATTTACTCCGGGACGACCATATCAGGCAATGGAAGGGCGAGATTTGTTATTAACCCTATAAGGATATTTGAAGAACAGATCCTGCCTGTCGCCATCAGGCCTATGGCTGATGAAGGTTATGGGGGTAGGAGGATCCTCATTGTTGATGATTCCCTGAGTGTTAGAAAATATGTAAGCGCCTTCCTTGAGGCAAAGAGTTTTAAGGTCTACAGCGCATCCAATGGTGTTGAGGCGTTGAACATACTCGAAGATACACCAGTCGATATGATTATCACAGACCTCGAAATGCCTGTGATGCATGGCTATGAACTGATAAACAGGATAAAGAGTTCAGAAAGATTGAAGGAGATACCGGTCATTGTCCTTACATCGAGAAGCGCTGAGAAACACAGAGAAAAGGCGCTGGAAAGCGGTGCAGAAGACTATCTTGTTAAGCCCTTTGACGAGAAGTCTCTCTCAGAAATCTTGAGAAAACACCTATCTGCAGTTGATCTCGCCTGA
- a CDS encoding chemotaxis protein CheW has translation MKDEIENQIDEGTIEESTYCVVKVGEKDFLLPVEHVREIVDLNPLYPVPTAPEYIYGVVPIRGRIVPAIDLSKIYPAGKPEYSDAKLVVVDLEVELLRETINENIGFISETLPYFVTFGSDIPADDIIHVKSFFQAFRVKEPHYGTV, from the coding sequence ATGAAGGATGAGATTGAAAACCAGATCGACGAAGGAACAATAGAAGAATCTACCTACTGTGTCGTCAAGGTAGGCGAGAAGGATTTCCTTCTGCCTGTAGAACATGTGAGAGAGATTGTCGATCTAAATCCCCTGTATCCTGTTCCGACGGCACCCGAATATATATACGGGGTAGTTCCGATCCGCGGCAGGATAGTCCCTGCAATAGACCTATCAAAGATTTATCCCGCAGGGAAACCTGAATATAGTGATGCCAAGCTTGTCGTTGTCGATCTTGAGGTTGAACTTCTTAGAGAGACTATAAACGAAAATATAGGTTTTATCTCTGAAACGCTCCCATACTTTGTCACCTTTGGCTCTGATATCCCTGCTGATGATATAATACACGTAAAGAGTTTTTTCCAGGCCTTTCGCGTAAAGGAGCCCCATTATGGCACAGTTTGA
- a CDS encoding response regulator, whose product MARILIAEDSATDLQYIKSVLADTGHDLSVAMDGEEAERMVKNEPFDLIILDVIMPKKNGLQVCRAIKKDERLKSIPVIMLTSKDQMSDKLWGEKQGADEYLTKPCEPIDLLLAVKKHLNP is encoded by the coding sequence ATGGCAAGGATTCTGATTGCTGAGGACAGCGCTACAGACCTCCAGTATATAAAGTCTGTGCTGGCTGATACAGGGCATGACCTATCAGTTGCGATGGATGGGGAAGAGGCAGAGAGAATGGTCAAAAACGAGCCCTTTGACCTGATAATCCTCGATGTTATAATGCCAAAGAAAAACGGGCTTCAGGTATGCAGGGCGATTAAGAAAGACGAAAGGTTGAAGAGTATCCCCGTAATCATGTTAACATCAAAGGACCAGATGAGTGATAAGCTCTGGGGCGAAAAACAGGGGGCGGATGAATACCTGACAAAACCATGTGAACCCATAGACCTGCTGCTTGCAGTAAAGAAACACCTGAATCCATGA